The Cannabis sativa cultivar Pink pepper isolate KNU-18-1 chromosome 8, ASM2916894v1, whole genome shotgun sequence genomic interval GAAGAAAGCTCCGaagaaaatcaaataattttaaatcctCGAGTTATTTTGAAATACACATTGGCCAAGTTTTTGCAAACAAGGAAACCCTCAACAAGCGGTAAGCCTTCACTCAATAAGATACAATCAACCTTTCAAGGTAAAAAGATCATCAAAACTAGACTATAAACTAGTACGTATTGATGATAAGCAACTGGACATTCTTAGCATCAAAACATGGAAAGACTGACATGTTTATCATAAGAAAAATAGAGCATACTCATACATGTTCATTGGACATCACTTCTGGAGACCATCCTCAAGCTACAAGCAACCTGGTTGGAAAGGTTATAAAAAACAAGTTTGTAAACCCAAAAGAGATTACACTCCAACAGAAATTGTGGATGACATGGCAGATGATTTACAGTGTCTCTATATCTTACCAAAAAGCATGGAGAGCTAGAGAAAAGGCAATTGTGGATGCTCGTCGCTGCCCACAAGAATCATACAGTGAGATACCATCAATTTTATACATGATGCAAATATCAAACCCAGGTAATAAAATACTTCATCAACATAAAGTACTAATATGCTATATAGGAATTTATACTATAAACTAATTGGTTACTTTTGAAACAGGAACAATCACAGACCTAGTAACAGATgaagataacaaattcaaataTCTATACTTTGCAGTAGGTGCTTCAATAAAAGGTTGGCAACCTTTGTACACCAATAATAGTCACAGATGGAACCTTTTTGACAAACCAACATGGAGGCACTTTGTTGATAGCAAGTGCACAAAATGCAAATAGACATATATTCCCACTTGCATTTGCAGTAGTAGATTCCGAAAATGACAGCTCTTGGGAATGGTTTCTtcacaaaataaaggaaacttatGGCGAAAGAGAAGGTCAATGCATCGTATCAGATAGACATGAGAGTATACTAAAAGCAGTAAAAGAGACCTTTCCAGATATAATGCATGGGGTATGTTGTTACCACTTGATgaagaatataaaaatgaaattcaaaaaaggAGGTGATGAGCTCAAGATTGCATTTAATAGTGCATCTAAAGCTTACAACATAGAAGATTTTGAAAAGAGCATGCAAGACTTGGACAATATAGATGTAAGAATAAGAGATTACTTGGTGAATGAAATTGGTGTCGAAAAGTGGACAAGACTATATGGCATGAACAGGAGATACAAAACAATGACATCAAATATTGCCGAATCAGTCAATGCAGCCTTGAAAGCAGTAAGAGACCTACCCATCGCAACTCTACTAGAATGCCTACATTCATTGGTGCAAAGATGGTATTGGGAAAACAAGAATAGAGCCCAAAAAACTACAACAACACTGGCAAAAATACCTGAAAAAACATTAAAGAAACAAAGAGATATGAGTTTAAAGTACAAGGTAATTATgtatacagaaaaataaaaattgcttACAAACATATTTACTCTGTTGTAAACTTAATAATCGTTTACTTGATTAATACAGGTTGAAACAGCAAACCTTCTGGTATACCAAGTACACGACAACAACAGATCTCACATAGTAAACTTGGAGAATAAAACATGCAGCTGCCAACGATTTGAATATGATGAAATGCCTTGCTCTCATGCAATGGCTGTACTAAGCAAAAGGAACCTGTCTTGCTACAAATATTGCTCATACTACTACACGAAAGAAGCTTTTATGGCAACATATGAAGACAGTATACTCCCATTAGGTGAGGCAACATCATGGAATATACCAGATTTAATAAGAAATATTGTAGTCCTCCCACCTAAACATAAGAGAGCTGCCGGAAGACCAAAGAAACAACGATACAAAAATAGACTTGAAGCAAAAGCACAAGTGGTATGCGGTCAATGTCACCAGAGAGGACACAACAAAAGATCATGTAAAAATGACCCAGTACTAAAACcaccaagaaaaagaaaaagatcataagatcctgagGTAAAATGAATAAATGTTGGTAACCATCAAACATGGTTACTAAATAGACAGTATACAAAAACAATTTACAATGATAATTGTTAGTTGATAAAGCTTTTCAATGTATTAATACAAACTTTTAATAAAATGATTACAATTCGCTTAGATTcaagtaagtttttttttttcctcctcTATATATGAACAGTTACCAAATATATGAATAGTTACTAACTGTAATTTATTTACAACCATTTTAAAGGTTAATAAACCATCACATTGGTTTATATCACTTAGAATGGTATACAGAAATGTCATTGGTTTATAagatcaaacaaaattaaacaaaaactacataaaaaaagccagaacactaaaactaatttctaaatccaaaaaattaacatattgtCTCACAGAAATACATAACATAAAAACTGCAAACATACTGTGCCAGTAAACCAAAAGGTtacttcaaaattaaaataggcAAGAGTCTCCTAAAATATTACTGTTCCAAACAGTTTCTTAAACAAACACAAACATAaacctaaaaacaaaacaacatgacataaaaatacacataaagttCAAAAAAATGTAAACTAGGTTTCCAACATGTTGTTCTATTACATAAAACTATGGCATCCTTCCTGGATGCTCCGAAGTAGACTCGTACCCACCCAACTCCTTCTTCTTTGCATGAACAAACAGATCAACACACAACTTCTTACGAGTGAATGCAATGTCCAACTTCTTAGGAAtcttatcaatcaatccatgcATGAAGAAATGAgcatactttatgataaaaacACCACAATCACTACATCACAAAAATAAACCCATAGCAATTgtcagataacaaaaaataaacaataacatagaatcataaatataaaaaaaaaaacaaagatagTTACCTATCCTCTTGTTGTGGCAAATTATCAACCACGACAATATCAAACGCATCAGTATCTTTTTTACCTTGCCAGTGCTTACTACTCCTGTCAATATCTTTTCTCCCCTCATAGAAATTAACATGTGACAGTAAGATAGGAATTATTACAGCAAATGCACGAACAAAACTCTCTGAGTTGTTCTTgtacctcccaaacctcatagAATTCAACACTTTTAAGCATCTCATCTTAATGTCAAGAATACACAATATCCAATGAGCAAGAACAATCACGTTAACGAGGGCATTAGTACGAAATCAAGCTCAGCCAGGGTTTATTGCATAACATATAAAAACCCGCTATGTATGCAGCTGCCTTAGAATCCTTCTTAACCGAATCAACATTTTCACCACTTGCAACAAACTCattatataattcaaaaatttgagAAGCAAAGAAGCAATCAGTAGTATTACCAGAAATTTTCACAGACTGGTCATACTTTAACTTCTTTCTCAAATAGTAAAAACAAACATCAATATGCTGCaataaacataaaacaatccaaagttataaacaaatatacagaaaaagtatacaataaacaaaaaaaaatatataataacacaCTAACCGAGCATGACAAGTTCTTCCCAACAGTAAGCAAATCATAGAACCACATCTTATCATCAATTTGACAAACCACAAAATCCAATGGAACCTTAAGCTTCCTATGACATTCTTTAAACTTCTTCACTTTGTTTTTATCATTAAACCCAATCTTAAACCACGGATCAAAAGATTTAGCTTGCACATCATCAATCACATTGAAAAAGCCAAATCCAAAAGCACATGATCCAGGACGTCCACCTTTTGGTTTACCAATACTACCTGAACCAAATTCTGTGGCATACGGACTGTTGTATACAGAACTAGGTTTCCTCTCTCTATTTCCAACTGTAGGAGTTTCTTCCTCCAATTTTATAGACTTTCCCTAGCATTCAAAACAATTACAAACAAATAGAAAAAAGtaagtgaaaagaaaaaaaaataaactaccaaataacataaacaaaataaaaataaaccttTTTCAAAGCTTGTCTTCATAGGAAACCAAATGATCATTAACAACCTCCATGGTAGATACAGAAAAGCTTTCTTGAGAACCATGCTTCTTCTCAACACCAACAACATCAGTCTTAAAATatcatgcaaaaaaaaaaacaaaaaatatgtaAACATAGTAAACCAAAAATCAATActcagaacataatcaagaattaaaaaaaaaaaagtaaacaaaCCTTGTCCAACCCATAGGTAGATAAAACATCAGCATTTGTTGCCTCTAATTTATTTAAAGACTTatcctaaaaacaaaaaataaaaataattaaacatgacaaaatgattcaaaatataaaataaactaaataaacaaaaaagtaTACAGTAAACAAAAAATGACAAACCTTTTTAATGCTTCCCTCATAGGCATCAATCTTTTCATTTATAATCTCCAAAGCAGACACAGTGATACTATCCTCAGTGCCTTGACTATCAAACAACTTTCCCTTACTACAAACACCTTCAACATCATTTACACTTGCATCTACATCAACTGCTCTGCCCTCAACATTATCTTTATTACTCCCATCTGCAACATCTTTTGCTTCTTCAGTATTCTTTCCCTCAACATTGTCTTTATTTGTCCCATCTGAACCAATAACTTTAACAGCATCACCACCCCCAAACCCTGTAAATAtacaaaacaaacataaaaaacaTTTGACAGAGACAACAAACAACATAGTAACAAATCATCTAAATaatgaaaaaactaaaaaataaataaacttgccTGGTCATCACCACCATCATCTTCATCCTCCTTAGATTTTTTAACAACATCCTTAAATAGGCCATGATCATCAACAACCTGTTCTTCATCATTCAATTTATCagtattctttttttcttcagtAAACCAATCAGGTTTACTAGAAATAAAACTCATAATATCAAATGAAGGAGCATCATCATTAAAAacctacaaaaaaataaaaaaaaaacccattaaacaataaaaacattaataacataaataaaaaatatactaaaaacaaaaaatattcaataaacaaaaaacaatatACTAGTTTACAAAACAATAATAACCTGAGTATATTGGATATTCTCATCGAGTCCAACAGTTTCAATTGCATCTTGACTTTTCACATCAAAAACTTCAACATCATTTAAATCATCATTCTTgcaacaaaaaaaagaaaaaaccaacaaaatcaaaataacatatgaaaaaacaaagaaacatctaataaactaataaaataaacataatcaAACCTTGCCATCGCTCTCATCAGGACTATCATTTCCATCTTTAGAAATTTTTGCATTTTCAATAGCTTCCTTCAACTCATTAAACTTcaattccataaaaaaaaacCAAGCCTTCACTGATCTTTGAGTCAATATACGACTGAAGACTTAACTGCAACTCCTTGAATCTACCCTCCAACACATTATTCAATACTTCAATAGACTCATCAGTCTTCTTTTGCCTAGAAATAAACGCCTTCATCTTACGCATCA includes:
- the LOC133030445 gene encoding uncharacterized protein LOC133030445, giving the protein MISNWTFLASKHGKTDMFIIRKIEHTHTCSLDITSGDHPQATSNLVGKVIKNKFVNPKEITLQQKLWMTWQMIYSVSISYQKAWRAREKAIVDARRCPQESYSEIPSILYMMQISNPGTITDLVTDEDNKFKYLYFAVGASIKGWQPLYTNNSHRWNLFDKPTWRHFVDSKCTKCK
- the LOC133030186 gene encoding uncharacterized protein LOC133030186, whose translation is MKFKKGGDELKIAFNSASKAYNIEDFEKSMQDLDNIDVRIRDYLVNEIGVEKWTRLYGMNRRYKTMTSNIAESVNAALKAVRDLPIATLLECLHSLVQRWYWENKNRAQKTTTTLAKIPEKTLKKQRDMSLKYKVETANLLVYQVHDNNRSHIVNLENKTCSCQRFEYDEMPCSHAMAVLSKRNLSCYKYCSYYYTKEAFMATYEDSILPLGEATSWNIPDLIRNIVVLPPKHKRAAGRPKKQRYKNRLEAKAQVVCGQCHQRGHNKRSCKNDPVLKPPRKRKRS
- the LOC133030187 gene encoding ubiquitin-like-specific protease ESD4, translated to MRCLKVLNSMRFGRYKNNSESFVRAFAVIIPILLSHVNFYEGRKDIDRSSKHWQGKKDTDAFDIVVVDNLPQQEDSDCGVFIIKYAHFFMHGLIDKIPKKLDIAFTRKKLCVDLFVHAKKKELGGYESTSEHPGRMP
- the LOC133030446 gene encoding uncharacterized protein LOC133030446, with amino-acid sequence MLFVVSVKCFLCLFCIFTGFGGGDAVKVIGSDGTNKDNVEGKNTEEAKDVADGSNKDNVEGRAVDVDASVNDVEGVCSKGKLFDSQGTEDSITVSALEIINEKIDAYEGSIKKDKSLNKLEATNADVLSTYGLDKTDVVGVEKKHGSQESFSVSTMEVVNDHLVSYEDKL